atattgcttggcaataatatagtttacgttttttgatgaaataggCGATAAGatagtttaagttttttaacAAAACAGAACAATCAAGCTGGGCGATACAGTTtatgttttttgatgaaaaggGCGATAATATAGTTTAAGTTTTTTGACAAAATAGGTGATAATACAGTTCACATTTGCTGacaaaatattacaatcaaGCAGGGCGACAATATGATTTACTTTTTTGGATGAAATAACAGTCAAGCTGCGTGATAACAGTTTATGTTTTTTGGCAATGACAATAAAGCAGTTGAGATTTGATATAGTACACATCGCTTAACTTGTGTATTGTATTTATCTGGGTAAGGTTGGATATACTTATAGTAGTTGTATAActcattattaaatattaatgtgtTATTTGGTGATACTGACAATTATCAAGCCTGTGAgggttttgttcagtttttaaCAATTTGGTGGTTATATTCTAAACAATACATATATAAGTTAACTTTGGAGAAACCATCTTGAATATGACTTACTTGCTGTGCATAATTTAGCTGTCTTGTCAGATCTTCCTCAGTCTTTCTCAACTTCTGTTCCAACTGCTGCTTTTCCTCCtgaaaacagaaatattaaagATGCATTCATTAAAGCAAGCAggataaaaaacattatatatattccCTTCATAATCAGTCCATGATGATGAGTTGCACCTTTGCAGAAGACAGACAGGTGGCCAGATACTTCTTAATATCCGTATCAGATCCCGGGAGCAGCTTCAGAGAGAGATGTGTGAGgtgtttaaaagcatttgtcTCTACAATATTAAGGTTTGAAGGACTATGGTCGAACGCTGATGAAGCTGACGTGAGCTGCAACAGGAACCTGAACAGAAACAGACAGAAACCGTTCTCACAACCATGTATGAGAGATGTATAAGAGATAATATTCATATCTTCTCTCACCGTGGGCTTTCTCTGTCCTGTTCAGAGATGCACTGCTCAAGCAAGTCTATAAATTTCTGTGGGAATGATGTGAAGTCTATTAAAAGCCCTTGCTGTACTTTTAAGCTGTGAAGGAAAGCGAATAATAATTATTACACTGAAAACATCACACTGAGTCAGATATTACTGTGCTGACAATACATATAgatcattattttacaaaaaaaaaatgacactacACCTCTGAAAATCCTCCTCTGATATGACAAGATTGTATAAAAAGTAAAGATCAGAATCATCCGTCAGCCGTACAACCAAATCCTGTTGATAAAACAACAAGAAAGTCATAAGACCAACAAAATGCTTTACATTCATAAATAATGATGTATAAATGATAATTTCTCACCTTCCTATGGACAGGATTTGATGATAGCTGCAGTTCAATACTGATGCGAATGACTGAACGTCTGTAATTTAAAACAGCAtcatatataaacacatttagaCCCTTAATAGTCTCCAGAAACAAAATATTATAACATACATGACATTTAAAGAACATAACCCCAAACATTCATTTAGGTCTTATgttcaaatatatacataaacaatCAGTATTACGTTACCTCTCGTCGGTCTCTCTATTCTTCACCTGAACCTGTAACCTCTTGTTAAAAAGTAGTTCCGTCATTTTGACTTcatataataacataaaaagcgataattatcattaaaaaaatcgcAGTTTATTCGTGTTTTTAGATTGTTGgacgaatcatttgttttttcGCGCTTCGCTCCCGCGTTTGTCCGTTTCTCACCGGATGTGCTGAGCGCCTCAACCTAATCACGCGTATTATCGTATTTCAgcatatttatgtttttgacgatcgtaaaaaataaatataaaccaGTGAAggcgtgtttaatatatatttgtggGTGTTTAAGGctgataaaattaaaaatattttctgtcGGAGTTCACCAACgcgtgttgtgattggtcgagAGGCAGGCGTCAAACGTCAACGCCGAGTGGGCGGGGCGTATAGGAGTTTTGAACATGGCGGTGAGTAGCTCAAACGTTTCCACAGCGTTTACTTTATAAACGCTTCTATGGGCGCATGGGGTTTATAAACAAGCATGTAAGAACATTAATGTCTTGTGGACTCTAAACGTTCAAACTGTACACACTAGATTCGGCTGGTTATTGTAAATTTGATGTGGTGTGTGTTATTGAGGAGCTAAGCTACATTATAACATACTGGTCTGATATATATTACACAGGCCTATTATATTATGAAatgttgttttgattttcaggATAAAGATAAGAAAAAGAAGGAGAGTATTTTTGATTTGTCGAAATACATCGACAAACATATAAGAGTAAAGTTCCAAGGAGGTCGAGAAGGTGAGATAGTTGCTTTATAAGATGAATTAGGGGTTTAAATAATTCAACTAACTAAATTACATTGAATTTAACATTAATTGTTTGCTATTTTCAGCAAGTGGTGTCTTAAAAGGCTTCGACCCGCTGTTGAATCTTGTGTTGGATGGCACTATTGAATACATGCGAGGTAAAATCTCTTCATTCATTTCGTCCTCTTTCTCAAGGGTTTTCAAACTAGGatcagtgtaaaaaaaaaaaaaaaaaaaaattaataaacaataaaaaaataaggttaacatacataaaaatgcattaaagaaACCAAAGATTTCAATAAATGATGTAACAATAGAAACGAAATATTtcccaaataatattttacacaaattTTTTCTAGTATAAATTGGGTCTTTATACATTAAATTATATTGCTGCATTTTAGATTACGAGACACATATTCATAGGAGGATCATATTTGGGGGTCCATGGCATCtaaggctacgttcacactgtcagtccaaatccgattatTTGTATATCCGATTGGAATCTGATCTTAAATTACTGACACCCACACACTGTGTATCGCAACTTAGGGGTGTTCGATTCCAGGTTTTTTGGAGTCGACTCCGACTCCCGACTCCCATTGTTGGAGTCGATGGAATCGACTCCTCGACTCCAATTACTGTTCATCAAAACGGTCATAAATAAGCCAAGATGGCAGTCCTTACACACCTTACACACTAATTGCCGATACCTCATTTTACCAAGAGAAAAGTCACGAAAAACATCTGTGGTCGAATATTATGTCAGAATTAAATAAACGAGAAAGCAGGGATTATTTAATGAATTGATCTCATTATAATGGTCGGGGGATGGTGCTAAATGCACATGATCATTGTCTTAAAAGTGCTTGGACACGAGAGTTAAAGATACTAAAATTAatacaatacataaaaaatgcatACACTAATGTACacttattaatgtgtttattattgatgtgagttttttttattatttttatgtatggTTAGTTTAATGAACACGGTTAACTTTggaaagtcaagtcaagtcacctttatttatatagcgctttttacaatgcagattgtgtcaaagcagcttttcattgataactggtacataatttggctgcacagcagctcttaaataatagtgtcaatgcaggcagataagaaacactgttgaataaatgtcaaaaatactgttgaatatcaaatgtcaagtcaaatgtcaagtgtccccaactaagcaagccaaaggcgacagcggcaaggaacccaaactccatcaggtgacatcaggtggcaaacaagtggcaaataggtgttaaaatggagggaaaaaaagccttgggagaaaccaggcttagtcggggggccagttctcctctggcgaacagtgctttgttacaatcaggttgctatcaaaagtctgataggatcgcaccAATCAAATCTGGAAAATGGAAAATCAAATCTATATTTATTGCAATAATATAAGCTAACATCAATAAGCCTACTAAAGCTGACACCGAGGTATGTATAATTACAAACTCACTATGACTGTTATCTATTTCTAAAGTAAGCTACATGAATGTATGTGACAAAGTTTCAGCGACAACTCTCTGACGTGATTCGTCAGTGTCCGAATTCCCGGCTTCATTTTGTTCACTCCTTGCTTAGTGCACTTAACCATAGACATTATGCACTTAACTGCCATGCATTTTGTAGGCTATGGATTTGAGAATCAGTAAACAAGTGAGCGATTCCGGACACAGCAACAGAGTCGACACCGAGAGTCGATTCCTGTGCTGGAGTCGACCCCGACTCTGGGGCTATTCAGAGTCGAGGAATCGACTCTTTTGGATTCCCCATCACTCCCCATCACTATCGCAACTGTTCATATCCGATCTGTGTGTCCATGCCGCTCTTTTGGTTTCTGGAATAATCTGCATTGGTTTGATGTTGCGTTGGTAGGCATAcgtcaaaaacaacaacaaccgcAACATGGAGGTGTTTGCAATACAGATGTTGTCTTATTTACAACACGACAATGTttagtagtgttgtcaaaagtaccgacttcaatACCAAGTcgatactgaaatttaaaaaatgtgacgataccagcatttccctcTAGAAATTTCCCTCCTTTTGATTGCTGTTTGAACAGATTCTTAAaaacctctgattggccattgtgttcacgcgctcaacatatatgtctctgattggctacattgatcaacactttaaaaacatgttgtaaatagacatctttgacacACTTCTC
This genomic stretch from Megalobrama amblycephala isolate DHTTF-2021 linkage group LG2, ASM1881202v1, whole genome shotgun sequence harbors:
- the lsm7 gene encoding U6 snRNA-associated Sm-like protein LSm7 isoform X2 — translated: MADKDKKKKESIFDLSKYIDKHIRVKFQGGREASGVLKGFDPLLNLVLDGTIEYMRDPDDQYKLTEDTRQLGLVVCRGTSVVLICPQDGMEAIPNPFIQQQDG
- the lsm7 gene encoding U6 snRNA-associated Sm-like protein LSm7 isoform X1 → MGFINKHDKDKKKKESIFDLSKYIDKHIRVKFQGGREASGVLKGFDPLLNLVLDGTIEYMRDPDDQYKLTEDTRQLGLVVCRGTSVVLICPQDGMEAIPNPFIQQQDG